From the genome of Sulfurovum sp. NBC37-1, one region includes:
- a CDS encoding S41 family peptidase has translation MIKKSKKIIATGLISTLTAAYLFGGLAQAKNTTTESTAKDKLEAYIKFTQILNVIEKEYVDETNTTDLIDKALKGLMANLDSHSAFMDTKAYKDLTVQTKGEFGGLGISVGMKDGALTVIAPLEGTPAMKAGIKAGDIILKIDNKATIGMTIDEAVKLMRGKPKTDIELTVVRKNTPKPLVIKITRDIIKIQSVYAKKFEKEKGLLYLYVTSFDQKVVESAQKAIKEHNNTKGIVLDLRNNPGGLLDQAVGLVDMFVDHGVIVSQRGRVKSENIEYRATKPNTDTTTPMVVLVNGGSASASEIVSGALQDFNRSIVVGEKTFGKGSVQVVMPVGDNEALKLTVARYYLPSGRTIQAKGVTPDIIVHSGEIPRKKDSLFLKEADLKKHLEEELAKADANATKKSIRVDINASDANTTVSLEDNKTIISEDMLYKDAQLKIGVDILKALVITNKGKK, from the coding sequence ATGATCAAAAAAAGTAAAAAAATCATTGCTACCGGCTTGATTTCTACCCTGACAGCGGCTTACCTTTTCGGCGGCCTTGCGCAGGCAAAGAACACAACAACAGAATCTACGGCTAAAGACAAACTCGAAGCGTATATCAAATTTACGCAGATCCTCAATGTAATAGAGAAAGAGTACGTCGATGAAACAAACACGACCGATCTTATAGACAAAGCACTTAAAGGCCTGATGGCCAACCTGGACTCCCACTCTGCGTTTATGGATACCAAAGCATACAAAGACCTTACCGTACAGACCAAAGGTGAATTCGGAGGTCTTGGCATCTCTGTGGGAATGAAGGATGGTGCACTCACGGTCATCGCCCCGCTTGAAGGTACACCGGCTATGAAAGCCGGTATCAAAGCAGGAGATATCATCCTCAAGATCGACAACAAAGCAACGATCGGTATGACCATAGATGAAGCGGTCAAGCTGATGAGAGGAAAACCAAAAACGGATATTGAACTGACAGTGGTCAGGAAGAATACTCCCAAACCGCTTGTCATCAAGATCACAAGGGATATCATCAAGATACAGTCCGTTTATGCAAAGAAATTTGAAAAAGAGAAAGGACTGCTCTATCTCTATGTCACCTCATTTGACCAGAAGGTCGTAGAAAGTGCGCAAAAGGCCATAAAGGAACACAACAATACCAAAGGGATCGTACTGGATCTCAGGAACAACCCGGGTGGACTGCTGGACCAGGCGGTTGGACTTGTAGATATGTTCGTTGACCATGGCGTTATTGTCAGCCAGAGGGGCCGTGTTAAATCAGAAAATATTGAATACAGGGCGACCAAACCAAATACCGATACCACTACACCGATGGTCGTTCTTGTCAACGGCGGTTCGGCAAGTGCCAGTGAGATCGTCTCGGGTGCACTGCAGGATTTCAACCGTTCTATCGTAGTGGGAGAGAAGACCTTTGGTAAAGGTTCTGTGCAGGTGGTTATGCCCGTGGGAGATAATGAAGCTCTCAAACTGACTGTGGCCCGTTACTACCTTCCAAGCGGACGTACCATTCAGGCAAAAGGTGTTACGCCGGACATCATTGTACATTCTGGCGAGATCCCCAGAAAGAAGGATTCACTCTTTCTCAAAGAGGCGGACCTCAAAAAACATCTTGAAGAGGAACTTGCAAAGGCCGATGCCAATGCAACGAAGAAATCGATCAGAGTGGACATCAATGCGTCGGACGCCAATACGACCGTATCGCTGGAAGATAACAAAACGATCATCTCAGAAGATATGCTCTACAAAGATGCACAACTCAAGATCGGAGTGGATATTCTCAAAGCGTTGGTAATTACAAATAAAGGAAAGAAATAA
- the purC gene encoding phosphoribosylaminoimidazolesuccinocarboxamide synthase, whose product MVKETLVYEGKAKKIWSTEYEDLYISEFKDDLTAFNGEKKSSEEGKGALNNKISTELFKYLNKKGIPTHFVEMLDDNHMLHKKADVILIEVIVRNIATGSLSRNLGIEDGKVLPFTLVEFDYKNDELGDPKLNDQHCLILNLVHDTSELDYIRYMARRINDLLKAFYAQRNLTLVDFKLEFGRDMDGNIILIDELSPDNFRLWDSVSGESMDKDRFRQGLGGLKVAYEEVLNRILGEIE is encoded by the coding sequence GTGGTCAAAGAAACCCTTGTCTACGAAGGAAAAGCAAAGAAGATCTGGTCAACAGAGTATGAAGACCTTTATATTTCCGAGTTCAAGGACGATCTTACAGCTTTCAACGGTGAAAAGAAGTCAAGCGAGGAAGGCAAAGGGGCTCTGAACAACAAGATCTCCACTGAACTGTTCAAATACCTCAATAAAAAAGGTATTCCAACTCATTTCGTAGAGATGCTCGATGACAACCACATGCTTCATAAGAAAGCGGACGTCATCCTTATCGAAGTGATCGTAAGGAACATCGCTACGGGAAGCCTCAGTCGGAACCTGGGTATCGAAGACGGCAAAGTACTTCCGTTCACACTGGTCGAATTCGACTACAAGAACGATGAACTCGGCGACCCGAAGCTCAACGACCAGCACTGTCTCATTCTTAACCTGGTCCATGACACTTCCGAGTTGGACTATATCCGCTATATGGCAAGACGCATCAATGATCTTCTCAAAGCATTTTATGCACAGCGTAATCTGACCCTGGTCGATTTCAAACTTGAGTTCGGACGCGATATGGACGGTAACATCATCCTCATCGACGAACTCAGTCCGGACAACTTCAGACTCTGGGACTCCGTGAGCGGAGAGAGTATGGACAAAGACCGTTTCAGACAGGGTCTCGGTGGACTCAAGGTGGCGTACGAAGAGGTACTTAACAGAATATTAGGGGAGATAGAATAA
- the purS gene encoding phosphoribosylformylglycinamidine synthase subunit PurS, giving the protein MTTAIVNVFLKEGVLDPQGKAAHHALDSLGFKGVKDVRIGKQIVLQLDVDKEKAEAEVKEMCETLLANTVIEDYTIEIK; this is encoded by the coding sequence ATGACAACAGCAATCGTAAATGTATTTTTGAAAGAGGGTGTACTCGACCCGCAGGGAAAAGCGGCACACCATGCATTGGATTCACTCGGATTCAAAGGCGTTAAGGATGTACGGATCGGCAAGCAGATCGTACTGCAGCTCGATGTAGACAAGGAAAAAGCGGAAGCGGAAGTAAAAGAGATGTGCGAAACCCTGCTGGCCAACACGGTCATCGAAGATTATACGATAGAGATCAAGTAA
- the purQ gene encoding phosphoribosylformylglycinamidine synthase subunit PurQ — MKVAVLRFPGTNCEFDTQYAFEKLGHNTELVWHEDETLPEAVDLVVVPGGFSYGDYLRSGSIARFSPVMKAVKAYANNGGKVLGICNGFQILTEAGMLPGALKRNNNLHFISKYQNLCVVNNDNAFLNQCEKDEVLNIPIAHADGNYYIDDESLEKLEANGQVLLRYSDAEGNRVVVNGSVTSIAGVCNASKNVFGLMPHPERALEAILGSEDGIRMLKGFEA; from the coding sequence ATGAAAGTAGCAGTATTACGATTTCCGGGAACGAACTGCGAGTTCGATACCCAGTATGCATTCGAAAAACTGGGACACAACACTGAACTGGTATGGCATGAAGATGAAACCCTGCCCGAAGCGGTAGACCTTGTCGTCGTACCCGGAGGGTTCTCGTACGGGGATTACCTCCGTTCCGGTTCCATTGCAAGATTTTCTCCTGTCATGAAAGCGGTGAAAGCCTATGCGAACAATGGCGGAAAAGTGCTCGGCATCTGTAACGGTTTTCAGATATTGACCGAAGCGGGTATGCTGCCCGGAGCACTGAAGCGCAATAATAATCTTCACTTCATTTCCAAATATCAGAACCTCTGTGTGGTCAACAATGACAATGCCTTTTTGAACCAGTGTGAAAAAGACGAAGTGCTCAATATACCTATCGCCCATGCAGACGGAAACTACTATATCGATGATGAAAGTCTGGAAAAACTTGAAGCCAACGGACAGGTCCTGCTAAGATATTCCGATGCAGAAGGCAACAGAGTGGTCGTGAACGGTTCAGTGACCTCCATTGCAGGTGTCTGCAACGCATCCAAGAATGTCTTTGGACTTATGCCCCATCCGGAACGTGCCCTCGAAGCGATCCTTGGAAGCGAGGATGGTATTCGTATGCTTAAAGGTTTTGAAGCCTGA
- a CDS encoding lysophospholipid acyltransferase family protein, with amino-acid sequence MKIFAKIRFGWNAFVIAVNTGLIMIPAIILFPKYKGPIMHHLNRLTLFLMGAKAAQEGEMDPEADMIVMNHQGIVDIIGMEALQNNHLRWVAKKELFSMPLYGYLLRFGDMISLDRSSKAGLIKLMKDVKESIEEKHRAVAIFPEGTRAKDQKVLPFKQGTKMIAEKLKLKVQPVVITGSKRVVNEHEKTGHGGTIHYKFLPTIDVGKEDKEWFDRIHDQMQKEIDNEFTNHHRSR; translated from the coding sequence ATGAAGATCTTTGCGAAAATTAGATTTGGCTGGAATGCCTTTGTCATCGCCGTAAATACCGGCCTGATCATGATACCTGCGATCATACTCTTCCCAAAATATAAGGGTCCGATCATGCATCATCTGAACCGTCTTACACTCTTTCTAATGGGTGCGAAAGCTGCACAGGAAGGCGAAATGGACCCTGAAGCCGATATGATAGTCATGAACCATCAGGGCATCGTCGATATTATCGGTATGGAAGCACTGCAGAACAACCACCTCAGATGGGTGGCGAAAAAAGAACTTTTTTCCATGCCGCTCTACGGATACCTGCTGCGCTTCGGAGACATGATCTCTCTTGACCGAAGCAGCAAGGCTGGCCTGATCAAACTGATGAAGGATGTCAAAGAGTCCATTGAAGAGAAACACCGTGCCGTTGCCATCTTCCCGGAAGGGACCAGAGCCAAAGACCAGAAGGTCCTTCCCTTCAAGCAGGGAACCAAAATGATCGCTGAAAAACTAAAGCTTAAAGTACAGCCGGTCGTGATCACCGGAAGTAAGCGGGTAGTGAACGAGCATGAAAAAACCGGCCATGGCGGTACGATACACTACAAGTTCCTGCCAACCATTGATGTAGGCAAAGAGGACAAAGAGTGGTTCGATAGAATTCACGATCAAATGCAGAAAGAGATAGACAATGAATTTACAAACCATCATCGCAGTCGCTGA
- a CDS encoding Hsp20/alpha crystallin family protein, whose amino-acid sequence MLKKKLLLLTLPVVTALSLHASDPFNDPFFNDPFGDDIFKEMMQMQKNMDKMFERMQHRMNQRSSGLVSPIGTYKMAVQNQLLDKGDHYELVTNIPESKENHIDINTANGMMNITAKVVQEKEQKSQYGVSQSRSVRMYQQSTSLPIDADESTIKTAYKDGKLIVTIGKKKSAVKPAKVGTVPTLMKPKKKEDKVVVPKPNYEKKEMKKEENPKSTEEKKEQKNTPQKEGNVTIKPMKIKSDIPTMS is encoded by the coding sequence ATGTTAAAGAAAAAATTATTACTTTTGACCTTACCGGTCGTAACTGCACTCTCCCTTCATGCAAGCGATCCGTTCAATGATCCATTCTTCAATGATCCGTTCGGAGATGATATATTCAAAGAGATGATGCAGATGCAAAAAAATATGGACAAAATGTTCGAGAGAATGCAGCATCGCATGAATCAACGTTCATCAGGCCTTGTAAGCCCGATAGGAACCTATAAAATGGCCGTACAGAACCAGCTTCTGGATAAAGGTGATCATTATGAACTTGTGACCAATATCCCTGAAAGCAAAGAAAACCATATCGATATCAATACTGCTAATGGTATGATGAACATCACTGCAAAGGTCGTGCAGGAGAAAGAGCAAAAGAGCCAGTACGGTGTGAGCCAGTCTCGCTCGGTCAGAATGTACCAGCAGAGTACTTCCCTTCCTATCGATGCCGATGAGTCTACTATCAAAACAGCCTATAAGGATGGAAAACTGATCGTGACGATCGGCAAGAAAAAATCAGCTGTGAAACCTGCTAAAGTAGGTACGGTACCGACTTTGATGAAACCGAAGAAAAAAGAGGATAAGGTGGTTGTGCCTAAACCAAACTATGAAAAGAAAGAGATGAAAAAGGAGGAAAATCCAAAGAGTACGGAAGAGAAAAAAGAGCAGAAAAATACACCTCAGAAAGAAGGTAATGTTACAATCAAACCTATGAAAATAAAAAGTGACATCCCTACAATGAGTTAA
- a CDS encoding FMN-binding glutamate synthase family protein produces MNKEHLIEHFPLIASDWSILIKLSIVAILIIFIIVAIYDRFIQRKNQLLINYPLIGRLRYFFYMLRGPMRQYFGDETFYDSFEKLLWINKVAKKESPYLSFSPTKPYANQIILFKHANFVKEVDEVQEAFSVTFGEKRKIPYVSRSIIGRSAMSDGAISPEGTRAFSIGAYKGQFPINTGEGGLTSNFLASLNVEDCNCTDYLEIRKGTIFARSVYRLLCFFSNKEIAQRVYRKMVVRQKDRGTFIFDNKKLLYFRIDWTQDISYFPTGVPHSVPDITFQMGSGLYGVRDEKGEFDAERYRKVMRFCRMTEVKLAQGAKQTGGKLLAAKVSDDIAYYRGIPAHKDLISPNRFPYAKDMDTFFDFISELQELSDKPVGFKIVISTREDFERYAEVLQERKDAGKSIADFLTIDGGDGGSATAPLEMMSKIGLPIRAALQIVIEVLETYGLRDDIRVIAAEKVLTPDDVIELLCYGADFINIARGFMISAGCIRARECSGAGGRNCPVGLATMDEGKRSKYLVLQKAKSVASYHHELLYGIRSLLAVMGKSSVSELSMNDLNQR; encoded by the coding sequence ATGAATAAAGAGCATCTCATAGAACATTTCCCTCTGATCGCTTCGGACTGGAGCATATTGATCAAGCTTTCCATTGTCGCTATTCTTATTATATTTATCATAGTAGCCATATATGACAGGTTCATACAGAGAAAGAATCAGCTTCTCATCAACTATCCGCTCATCGGGCGATTACGCTACTTCTTCTACATGCTGCGCGGCCCCATGCGTCAGTACTTCGGGGATGAGACTTTTTATGATTCTTTCGAAAAGCTGCTTTGGATCAATAAGGTTGCAAAGAAAGAGAGCCCCTACCTCTCTTTTTCTCCGACCAAACCTTATGCCAATCAGATAATACTGTTCAAACATGCCAACTTTGTCAAAGAGGTAGATGAAGTGCAGGAAGCTTTTTCTGTTACATTCGGAGAGAAGAGAAAAATTCCCTATGTCAGTCGAAGTATCATAGGACGTTCGGCCATGAGTGACGGGGCCATCTCGCCGGAGGGGACACGGGCTTTTTCCATCGGTGCCTATAAAGGACAATTTCCCATCAACACCGGAGAGGGCGGGCTCACGTCAAATTTTCTGGCCTCTTTGAACGTGGAGGACTGTAACTGTACCGACTACCTCGAGATCAGAAAAGGGACGATTTTTGCAAGATCAGTCTATAGGCTTTTGTGTTTTTTCAGCAACAAAGAGATAGCCCAGCGTGTCTACAGAAAGATGGTCGTAAGACAGAAAGACAGAGGCACCTTTATATTTGACAACAAAAAACTGCTCTATTTCCGTATAGACTGGACGCAGGATATCTCCTATTTCCCGACAGGAGTACCGCATTCCGTACCGGATATTACCTTTCAGATGGGTTCCGGCCTGTACGGAGTACGTGATGAAAAAGGTGAATTTGATGCCGAACGCTACCGGAAAGTGATGCGATTCTGCCGTATGACCGAGGTGAAACTCGCACAGGGGGCCAAGCAGACAGGAGGAAAACTTCTGGCAGCGAAAGTAAGTGATGATATCGCCTATTACAGGGGTATACCAGCGCACAAGGACCTCATAAGCCCCAACCGTTTTCCTTATGCCAAAGATATGGATACTTTTTTTGATTTCATCTCTGAACTGCAGGAACTCTCTGATAAACCGGTAGGTTTCAAGATAGTTATTTCGACCAGAGAAGACTTTGAACGCTATGCCGAGGTACTCCAAGAGAGAAAAGATGCCGGTAAAAGCATTGCCGATTTCCTTACCATAGACGGAGGTGACGGTGGCTCTGCAACCGCACCGCTGGAGATGATGAGCAAGATCGGGCTTCCCATACGTGCAGCCCTGCAGATCGTGATCGAGGTGTTGGAAACGTATGGTCTTCGGGATGATATCAGGGTCATCGCTGCGGAAAAAGTCCTTACTCCCGATGACGTAATTGAACTTTTGTGCTACGGAGCAGACTTTATCAATATTGCCAGAGGTTTTATGATCTCTGCCGGGTGTATCCGTGCCAGAGAATGTTCCGGAGCGGGAGGGCGAAACTGTCCTGTCGGGCTTGCTACAATGGATGAAGGCAAGCGGAGCAAGTACCTGGTACTTCAAAAAGCCAAAAGTGTCGCCAGTTATCATCATGAACTGCTATACGGTATACGTTCGCTCCTTGCGGTTATGGGCAAGAGCAGTGTCAGTGAACTTTCCATGAATGACCTGAACCAGCGTTAA
- a CDS encoding DoxX family protein, producing MKDFFAEAAVLLSYPQNLVRLLVRLVLAYGFAKPALMKINNMKETVQWFESISIPFPLLSAYLVSGIELMGIIFLILGLYTRIVSVLLACVMLGAILFVHLQYGFSVAGNGFEIPLYYFIFLSFLASYGAGKYSLDRVIFKDGKDE from the coding sequence ATGAAAGATTTCTTTGCTGAAGCGGCGGTCTTGTTATCTTATCCTCAGAACCTGGTGCGTTTACTGGTCCGGCTGGTGCTGGCCTATGGCTTTGCCAAACCGGCACTGATGAAAATAAACAATATGAAAGAGACGGTACAGTGGTTTGAGAGTATCTCCATCCCTTTCCCGCTTTTGTCGGCCTATCTTGTCTCCGGCATCGAGCTGATGGGGATCATCTTTCTCATACTGGGGCTTTATACCCGCATTGTTTCGGTACTGCTGGCCTGTGTGATGCTGGGTGCCATTCTTTTCGTCCATCTGCAGTATGGGTTCTCTGTCGCCGGCAACGGTTTTGAAATACCGCTCTACTATTTTATTTTCCTGAGTTTCCTTGCCTCCTACGGTGCAGGGAAATACAGTCTGGACAGAGTGATCTTCAAGGATGGTAAAGATGAATAA
- a CDS encoding 6-phosphofructokinase, whose product MKNIAILCSGGDVSGMNAALKRFVEYAFDQGLTPFFVENGYEGLIDNKISKADYSDVAGIISIGGTKIRTSRSERFKEISYRQIALENLRGHGIDGLIVLGGDGSFKGMQKLSDECNDIGFIGIPSTIDNDIAGTQYCLGVDTALNAIRVAIDSIRDTASSFGRAFVIEVMGRECGYLALVSALTSGAEMCLIPEVPYNLEVYKEEFLEEKEQGRTYFIAVVSEALKNTEQIVRWFEEEIDIESRMTVLGHIQRGGIPTVHDRLMAFHFVTSAIDALREGTKSKVVCYDDGMFICKDIKDVAFKKYMIDEDLLALGREFESPQHKQV is encoded by the coding sequence ATGAAAAATATCGCAATACTCTGCTCCGGCGGTGATGTCTCCGGTATGAATGCGGCACTGAAACGTTTTGTCGAGTATGCCTTCGATCAGGGGTTGACACCTTTCTTTGTCGAGAACGGATATGAGGGCCTGATCGATAACAAAATAAGTAAAGCGGACTACTCTGATGTAGCTGGGATCATATCCATTGGAGGCACTAAAATACGGACTTCAAGATCGGAGCGTTTCAAAGAAATATCTTACAGGCAAATAGCGCTGGAAAATCTCCGTGGACATGGCATAGACGGTTTGATAGTGCTGGGAGGTGACGGTTCTTTCAAAGGTATGCAAAAGCTTTCGGACGAATGTAATGATATCGGTTTCATCGGTATTCCTTCTACGATCGATAACGATATTGCCGGCACACAGTACTGCCTCGGGGTCGATACGGCACTGAACGCCATCAGGGTGGCGATCGATTCCATCCGCGATACCGCCTCCTCATTCGGTCGGGCATTTGTCATTGAAGTAATGGGGAGGGAGTGCGGCTATCTGGCACTTGTCTCGGCCCTTACCTCAGGCGCAGAGATGTGCCTGATACCTGAGGTTCCCTATAATCTTGAAGTCTATAAAGAAGAGTTCCTCGAAGAGAAAGAGCAGGGCAGGACCTACTTTATCGCTGTCGTTTCCGAAGCGTTGAAAAATACCGAACAGATCGTCCGATGGTTCGAAGAGGAGATCGATATCGAGTCACGCATGACAGTGTTGGGACACATCCAGCGAGGAGGCATTCCGACCGTGCATGACCGTCTGATGGCTTTTCATTTTGTCACCTCTGCCATTGATGCGCTGCGTGAGGGAACCAAAAGCAAAGTGGTCTGTTATGATGACGGTATGTTTATCTGCAAAGACATAAAGGATGTTGCCTTCAAAAAGTACATGATAGATGAGGACCTGTTAGCGTTGGGAAGAGAATTTGAATCACCACAGCATAAACAGGTATAA
- the mltG gene encoding endolytic transglycosylase MltG, protein MKELLTQEYKRILRYIEVLIVIVAIAAIYNFVSPTSKHKTFYLSGSTSKEVAKNLEKYSYTVTFIDQVFMHLGTLPKEGWYHVEDTKKSRYTFFSSLHKKKAGTMKVVVYAGETAKELCRRLANDMKLDPKKLLEEYEVRSRFKEGDIFAQSYTLARKADAFAVMQYLFDRSCKELSAFEKEYFKNKPEHSTIRILLTIASIIQKESNSAKEMPLISSVIYNRLDKKMKLQMDCTLNYGEYSHVIVTPERIKTDNTYFNTYRYKGLPPLPLGTVTMEALRAAMMPTESEYLFFMLTPSGVHNFAVTYEEHLKNIRAFREYQKKRKAQQEAESNATVKTDTNRTKV, encoded by the coding sequence ATGAAAGAGTTATTGACCCAGGAATACAAACGTATCCTACGTTATATCGAAGTTCTAATCGTTATTGTCGCCATCGCAGCAATCTACAATTTCGTCTCCCCTACCTCGAAGCATAAAACCTTCTACCTCTCAGGATCCACCTCTAAAGAGGTAGCCAAAAATCTTGAAAAATATAGCTATACAGTCACTTTCATCGATCAGGTATTTATGCATTTGGGTACACTTCCCAAAGAGGGATGGTATCATGTCGAAGATACGAAGAAAAGCAGGTACACATTCTTCTCCTCCCTGCATAAAAAAAAGGCCGGTACCATGAAAGTGGTAGTCTATGCAGGGGAAACAGCCAAAGAGCTCTGCCGCCGTTTGGCGAATGACATGAAGCTTGACCCAAAGAAACTGCTTGAAGAGTATGAAGTACGTTCGCGTTTCAAAGAGGGGGATATTTTTGCGCAGAGTTATACCCTTGCCAGAAAGGCGGATGCATTTGCTGTCATGCAATACCTCTTTGATCGATCCTGCAAAGAACTATCAGCATTTGAAAAAGAGTATTTCAAAAACAAACCTGAACACTCCACCATCCGAATACTCCTGACCATCGCTTCCATCATCCAGAAAGAGAGCAATTCGGCCAAAGAGATGCCGCTGATATCATCGGTGATCTACAACCGCCTAGACAAAAAAATGAAACTGCAGATGGACTGCACACTGAATTACGGTGAGTACTCCCATGTCATTGTCACTCCGGAGCGCATAAAAACAGACAATACCTACTTCAATACTTACAGATACAAAGGATTGCCACCCCTGCCACTGGGTACGGTCACCATGGAAGCGCTCAGAGCGGCAATGATGCCTACAGAGAGCGAATATCTCTTCTTTATGCTTACCCCAAGCGGAGTGCACAATTTTGCAGTCACTTATGAAGAGCATTTGAAGAACATCAGGGCATTCAGGGAGTACCAGAAAAAAAGGAAAGCCCAGCAAGAGGCAGAAAGCAATGCAACGGTCAAAACCGATACAAACCGTACAAAGGTTTAG
- a CDS encoding flavin reductase family protein, producing MIIDFENRVLTEKYALMSQLIIPRPIAWIVTKGEILNLAPFSYFTGLSSNPPTMIVSIGHRPDGTPKDTLRNLRETKKCVVCMIEEEQLEAMHFSSKGVDADVSESELFDIPTEEVVEGFPPMVKGVKTAFFCEYLQEVDLKGSKTIPVIIEIKQLYINESIIADSEKMTLELDAIARIGKSYAKLGKKITPPDIP from the coding sequence ATGATCATCGATTTTGAAAACAGGGTACTGACTGAAAAATATGCATTGATGTCCCAGCTCATCATTCCCCGTCCCATTGCCTGGATTGTTACAAAGGGGGAGATTCTCAACCTTGCACCGTTCTCCTACTTTACCGGTCTCTCCTCCAACCCTCCCACGATGATCGTCTCCATCGGGCATCGTCCCGACGGTACGCCAAAAGATACGTTGCGCAATCTCCGTGAAACAAAGAAGTGCGTGGTCTGTATGATCGAAGAGGAACAGCTTGAAGCGATGCATTTCAGCTCAAAAGGGGTAGATGCCGATGTCAGCGAGAGCGAACTCTTCGATATCCCCACGGAAGAGGTGGTAGAAGGTTTCCCTCCCATGGTGAAAGGCGTGAAGACTGCTTTCTTCTGCGAATACCTCCAGGAGGTCGATCTGAAGGGAAGCAAAACGATTCCTGTTATCATAGAGATCAAACAGCTCTATATCAATGAGTCCATCATTGCGGACAGTGAGAAGATGACGCTCGAGCTCGATGCCATCGCGCGTATTGGCAAGAGCTATGCAAAACTCGGAAAGAAGATCACCCCGCCCGATATTCCCTAA